The Microbulbifer hydrolyticus genome has a segment encoding these proteins:
- a CDS encoding DUF1653 domain-containing protein, with protein MQKGIYRHYKGNLYHLMDIATHSETGEQLAIYRALYDDYGVWARPLAMFAETVERDGQTIPRFALEKALD; from the coding sequence ATGCAGAAAGGCATCTACCGCCACTACAAGGGTAACCTTTACCATTTGATGGATATCGCCACTCACAGTGAGACCGGGGAACAATTGGCGATTTACCGGGCTCTGTATGATGACTATGGCGTGTGGGCGCGCCCCCTGGCCATGTTTGCAGAAACCGTGGAGAGGGATGGCCAGACAATCCCGCGCTTCGCCCTGGAAAAAGCCCTGGACTGA
- a CDS encoding saccharopine dehydrogenase family protein codes for MNNKQILIYGAYGYTGELIARQAVAQGLKPILSGRSAAKLQPLANELGLPAIAVSLDDKETLVRTLQGVAAVIHCAGPFSATAEPMMHACIASGAHYQDITGEMAVYQQAHALDAEARAAGVVLCPGTGFDVIPTDCLAAALHKTMTSATHLTLGFDSDSGFSPGTAKTSIESLGVGSAVRRNGKIEVTPHAELTRKINFGRGEKFAVAIPWGDVATAYYTTEIPNIEVYIPMSPRRAKKMQRMNAFRWLLGMQWVQNWLKGKVEKTVRGPSENQRAEQKTWVWGEVRNDRRGERRVGRVVTANGYDVTVHGSLAVVQHLLGYHGEGGYFTPSRLCGAELVEKLPGSGSIEIGID; via the coding sequence GTGAACAACAAGCAGATCCTGATTTACGGCGCCTATGGCTATACCGGCGAACTGATTGCGCGCCAGGCAGTGGCTCAGGGCCTGAAGCCTATCCTGTCTGGCCGCAGCGCCGCCAAACTGCAGCCACTGGCCAATGAGCTCGGGCTGCCCGCCATTGCCGTAAGCCTCGATGACAAAGAAACGCTGGTGCGCACCCTCCAGGGTGTGGCGGCAGTCATTCATTGCGCCGGCCCTTTCTCCGCGACTGCAGAACCGATGATGCATGCCTGTATTGCCAGCGGTGCCCACTACCAGGACATTACCGGTGAGATGGCCGTCTACCAGCAGGCTCATGCACTGGACGCGGAGGCCCGCGCCGCCGGCGTGGTGCTCTGCCCCGGCACAGGCTTTGACGTGATCCCCACCGACTGCCTGGCCGCCGCCCTGCACAAGACCATGACCAGTGCCACGCACCTGACCCTGGGCTTTGATTCCGACTCGGGTTTCAGCCCTGGAACGGCCAAAACCTCCATCGAGAGCCTCGGCGTAGGCAGCGCGGTGAGACGCAACGGCAAGATTGAGGTGACCCCACACGCGGAACTGACCCGCAAGATCAATTTTGGCCGCGGAGAGAAGTTCGCGGTGGCAATCCCCTGGGGAGATGTAGCCACGGCGTACTACACCACCGAGATTCCCAATATCGAGGTGTACATCCCCATGAGCCCGCGGCGCGCAAAGAAAATGCAGCGGATGAATGCATTCCGCTGGCTATTGGGCATGCAGTGGGTACAGAACTGGCTCAAGGGCAAAGTGGAAAAAACCGTGCGTGGCCCCTCGGAAAACCAGCGTGCAGAACAGAAGACCTGGGTCTGGGGTGAAGTGCGCAACGACCGGCGCGGTGAACGTCGCGTGGGCCGGGTAGTTACCGCCAACGGCTACGATGTGACGGTGCACGGCTCTCTGGCGGTTGTACAGCACCTGCTGGGCTACCATGGCGAAGGCGGCTACTTCACGCCCTCCAGACTGTGCGGCGCCGAACTGGTCGAAAAGCTGCCCGGTTCCGGTTCCATCGAAATCGGCATCGACTAA
- a CDS encoding phosphatase PAP2 family protein has product MRSLPVTLKTVDVSLVLRMAQRATRPALRRNYLLLSRSADGWLYLLSPLLVGLANTGAALPFLYTCSAAYAIERSLYWTIKNTIRRNRPPEAIPGLRAVIVANDRFSLPSGHTSGAFLFVTILSLCLNPLWAFGYFWAAGVGTSRVGLGVHFPSDVCAGALLGTCVGFAVCGALL; this is encoded by the coding sequence ATGCGAAGCTTACCTGTCACTCTGAAAACGGTCGATGTCTCCCTGGTCCTGCGCATGGCGCAACGGGCCACGCGGCCAGCCTTGCGCAGGAACTACCTGCTGCTGTCACGATCTGCGGATGGCTGGCTCTACCTGCTGTCGCCCCTGCTGGTCGGGCTGGCCAACACCGGTGCCGCGCTACCGTTCCTCTATACTTGCAGCGCCGCCTACGCGATAGAGCGCTCGCTGTACTGGACCATCAAGAACACCATCCGACGCAACCGCCCCCCGGAAGCCATTCCGGGCTTGCGCGCGGTCATCGTGGCGAATGACCGCTTCAGTCTGCCGTCTGGCCACACATCCGGCGCCTTCCTGTTCGTCACCATACTGAGTCTTTGCCTGAACCCGTTGTGGGCGTTCGGCTACTTCTGGGCTGCAGGCGTTGGCACATCCCGGGTGGGGCTCGGCGTTCACTTTCCCAGCGATGTCTGCGCTGGCGCACTCCTCGGCACCTGTGTGGGCTTCGCGGTCTGCGGCGCGCTGCTGTAA
- a CDS encoding MJ1255/VC2487 family glycosyltransferase → MKILYGVQGTGNGHLSRARAMAEAFRQFPELDVQWLFSGRSPEKFFAMEAFGDYWWREGLTFVPKEGKVDQIATARQLNLSRLLKDIRDLPVQQFDLVISDFEPVTAWAARNRKRPSLGLGHQYAFRFPIPTPAFGWMARAIMKVFAPAQVSLGMHWYHFGHPILPPIAQAHEEPAVDGRDVGDHVLVYLPFENHLPLLQQLAQLPQKFVVYGLPTHLPKADHITLKAPSVKGFRHDVATAQGVICNSGFELIAETLTLGKPILTRPLKGQFEQEANALALKELQLARVVEQFDAITIGHWLQEKPGGVRIGWPDVAGAIVHWIAKGQRTSPQELADSLWEAVIPGSAATAPLTRNTPATQQVEGIEEQGKIQDIEGSEGT, encoded by the coding sequence TTGAAAATACTTTACGGCGTTCAGGGTACCGGCAACGGCCACCTTTCCCGCGCACGGGCCATGGCCGAGGCATTCCGCCAGTTCCCCGAGCTGGACGTCCAGTGGCTGTTCAGCGGCCGTTCGCCGGAAAAATTCTTCGCCATGGAGGCGTTTGGTGATTACTGGTGGCGCGAGGGCCTGACCTTCGTGCCCAAGGAAGGAAAGGTCGACCAGATCGCCACCGCCCGGCAGCTCAATCTGTCACGCCTGCTCAAAGATATCCGTGACCTGCCGGTTCAGCAGTTCGACCTGGTGATCAGCGATTTTGAGCCGGTTACCGCCTGGGCTGCAAGAAACCGCAAGCGACCGAGTCTCGGCCTCGGGCACCAGTACGCGTTTCGCTTTCCCATTCCCACCCCTGCGTTCGGCTGGATGGCGCGCGCGATCATGAAGGTCTTTGCCCCGGCGCAGGTCAGCCTGGGGATGCATTGGTATCACTTTGGCCACCCGATCCTGCCCCCCATTGCCCAGGCACACGAGGAACCGGCGGTCGACGGCAGGGACGTGGGGGACCATGTGCTGGTATACCTGCCGTTTGAGAATCATCTGCCGCTACTGCAACAGCTGGCACAGCTGCCACAGAAGTTCGTTGTGTACGGCCTGCCCACGCACCTCCCGAAAGCCGACCACATCACCCTGAAAGCCCCCTCTGTAAAAGGCTTCCGCCACGATGTCGCCACCGCGCAGGGGGTTATCTGCAACAGTGGCTTTGAACTGATCGCGGAAACCCTCACTCTCGGCAAGCCGATCCTGACCCGCCCGTTGAAAGGTCAGTTTGAACAGGAAGCCAATGCGCTGGCGCTGAAAGAACTGCAATTGGCCCGGGTCGTCGAGCAATTCGACGCGATCACCATCGGCCACTGGCTGCAGGAGAAACCCGGGGGAGTGCGTATCGGCTGGCCGGATGTGGCCGGGGCGATCGTCCACTGGATAGCCAAAGGGCAGCGCACCAGCCCTCAGGAGCTTGCCGACAGTCTGTGGGAAGCGGTTATTCCCGGCAGCGCCGCTACCGCACCACTCACCAGAAATACCCCAGCCACACAGCAGGTGGAGGGCATCGAGGAGCAAGGCAAGATACAGGATATCGAGGGCAGCGAAGGCACCTGA